A single genomic interval of Streptomyces sp. NBC_00663 harbors:
- a CDS encoding aldehyde dehydrogenase (NADP(+)), which translates to MAAAPVWSVDPRTGKQREQVAVEATAQEVDAAVRAAHDARASLADRTVRAAFLRTAADKLEAAKDQLVEAADAETALGPVRLTGELARTCYQLRTFAGIVDEGAFLDVVINHPDDTATPPIPDLRRYKVPLGVVAVYSASNFPFAFSVAGGDTASALGAGCPVVVKAHPDHPGLSELVAAVLRAAAAEHDIPAGVVGLVHGFEAGVELVKHPLVAAAGFTGSIRGGRALFDAAAARPVPIPFHGELGSLNPVVITEAAAAERAEAIGTGLAGSMTLGVGQFCVKPGLVLVPAGAAGDGLVKSLTDAVSDTASGVLLDHRMRDNFIAGVAERVELPDVESPVTPGAGGEHTVSAGFLTVAAEKLAEEGAYDLLLEECFGPVTVVARYEDDAQAHAVLSRLPGNLTATVHLSAEEAAGEGRGAEILAELTPLAGRVLVNGWPTGVAVAAAQHHGGPYPATTSTSTSVGGTAIERWMRPVAYQGAPEALLPKELRDDNPLGLPRRFNGRLER; encoded by the coding sequence GTGGCAGCAGCACCAGTCTGGAGTGTCGACCCCCGAACCGGGAAGCAGCGTGAACAGGTTGCGGTGGAGGCCACAGCCCAGGAGGTCGACGCCGCCGTCCGCGCCGCGCACGACGCCCGTGCCTCCCTCGCCGACCGCACGGTCCGCGCGGCCTTCCTGAGGACCGCCGCCGACAAGCTGGAGGCGGCCAAGGACCAGCTCGTCGAGGCCGCCGACGCGGAGACCGCGCTCGGCCCGGTCCGCCTCACCGGCGAACTCGCCCGCACCTGCTACCAGCTGCGGACCTTCGCGGGCATCGTCGACGAGGGCGCCTTCCTCGACGTCGTGATCAACCACCCCGACGACACGGCCACCCCGCCGATCCCGGACCTGCGCCGCTACAAGGTGCCGCTGGGCGTCGTCGCCGTCTACTCGGCCTCCAACTTCCCCTTCGCCTTCTCGGTCGCCGGTGGCGACACCGCGAGCGCGCTGGGCGCCGGCTGCCCCGTCGTCGTCAAGGCCCACCCCGACCACCCCGGCCTGTCCGAGCTGGTCGCGGCCGTGCTGCGCGCCGCCGCCGCCGAGCACGACATTCCGGCGGGCGTCGTCGGCCTCGTCCACGGCTTCGAGGCGGGCGTCGAGCTGGTCAAGCACCCGCTGGTCGCGGCGGCCGGCTTCACCGGCTCCATCCGCGGTGGCCGCGCGCTGTTCGACGCGGCGGCGGCTCGCCCGGTCCCGATCCCCTTCCACGGCGAGCTGGGCTCCCTGAACCCCGTCGTCATCACCGAGGCCGCCGCCGCCGAGCGCGCGGAGGCCATCGGCACCGGCCTCGCCGGCTCGATGACCCTGGGCGTCGGCCAGTTCTGCGTCAAGCCGGGCCTCGTCCTGGTGCCGGCCGGCGCCGCGGGCGACGGCCTGGTCAAGTCCCTCACGGACGCCGTCAGCGACACCGCCTCCGGTGTCCTGCTCGACCACCGCATGCGGGACAACTTCATCGCGGGCGTCGCCGAGCGCGTCGAGCTGCCCGACGTCGAGTCCCCGGTGACACCGGGCGCGGGCGGCGAGCACACCGTCAGCGCGGGCTTCCTCACGGTCGCCGCGGAGAAGCTGGCCGAGGAGGGCGCGTACGACCTGCTCCTCGAGGAGTGCTTCGGTCCGGTGACCGTCGTCGCCCGTTACGAGGACGACGCGCAGGCCCATGCGGTGCTGTCGCGGCTGCCGGGCAACCTCACGGCGACGGTTCACCTGTCGGCCGAGGAGGCCGCCGGTGAGGGGCGCGGCGCGGAGATCCTCGCCGAGCTGACGCCGCTGGCCGGGCGGGTGCTGGTCAATGGCTGGCCGACGGGGGTCGCCGTGGCGGCGGCCCAGCATCACGGCGGTCCTTACCCGGCTACGACGTCCACGTCTACTTCCGTGGGCGGTACGGCTATTGAGCGGTGGATGCGGCCGGTCGCGTACCAGGGGGCGCCGGAGGCGTTGCTGCCGAAGGAACTTCGGGACGACAATCCGCTGGGGCTTCCTCGTCGGTTCAACGGGCGTCTGGAGCGGTAG
- a CDS encoding DUF1349 domain-containing protein, with amino-acid sequence MDIELPELPFSLRTYGPDGHWSYEDGVLTGWAGPRQDRFVPPTAEGLDPASDAPRLLGAPEGDFQLIARVTVGFAGAFDAGVLYVHVGDRAWAKLCLEYSPDVPTVCTVVTRGHSDDANSFTVEGSSVWLRVSRTGRAFAFHASRDGKRWTFVRLFTLGEEKETGAALVGFMTQSPMGEGCVVTYDHLEFRPNWMQDLRDGS; translated from the coding sequence ATGGACATCGAACTTCCCGAACTGCCCTTCTCCCTCCGTACTTACGGGCCTGATGGGCACTGGTCGTACGAAGATGGGGTCCTGACCGGGTGGGCCGGGCCCCGGCAGGATCGGTTCGTGCCGCCCACCGCCGAAGGGCTCGACCCCGCCTCCGACGCTCCCCGGTTGCTCGGGGCGCCGGAAGGGGACTTCCAGCTGATAGCCCGGGTCACCGTCGGCTTCGCCGGGGCCTTCGACGCGGGGGTGTTGTACGTCCATGTCGGCGACCGGGCCTGGGCCAAGCTCTGCCTGGAGTACTCCCCGGACGTGCCCACCGTCTGCACGGTGGTCACCCGGGGGCACTCGGACGACGCCAACTCCTTCACCGTGGAGGGCAGTTCGGTCTGGCTCAGAGTGAGCCGCACCGGGCGGGCGTTCGCCTTCCACGCGTCCCGCGACGGCAAGCGGTGGACCTTCGTCCGGCTCTTCACCCTGGGTGAGGAGAAGGAGACCGGTGCCGCCCTCGTCGGCTTCATGACGCAGTCGCCGATGGGGGAGGGGTGCGTGGTGACCTACGACCACCTGGAGTTCCGCCCTAACTGGATGCAGGACCTGCGAGACGGAAGCTGA
- a CDS encoding MFS transporter, translating into MPTDETLMDQQLTPDSAKLTPSPALTLTAALLGFALITLDASVVNVALPSIGSALGGGLSGLQWVVDAYTLAFAALMLSTGAFADRAGASRAYGIGITVFTLASAACGLAPTLPALIGARVVQGVAAAVVLPASLALVRQAYDDPARRARAVAVWAAGGSVAVALGPVAGGALTAAWDWRGIFFVNLPLGAVALALLLRAPRSPRRPAPLDLPGQVAAVVTLTSLTFAVIEGGSTGLVAWGVALTAAVAFARIERRHPHPVVPFGLFRDLTVCVAVAVGAACSVAFYGAVFVFSLFFQQVQGRSALYAGLMFLPMSALIGATNLLSGKLAGRYGARLPMLVGQGLALAGLLLLLYVDETTPPALVAALLVPLALGCALTVPPLTTVMMEAVPAERAGLAAGVLNAARQVAGGLGIAVFGALVAGGFVAGMRLSLAISAALFAVTWLFSFRLAGPASS; encoded by the coding sequence ATGCCAACGGACGAGACCCTCATGGATCAGCAACTGACCCCCGATTCAGCCAAGTTGACCCCTTCTCCCGCCCTCACCCTCACCGCCGCCCTCCTCGGCTTCGCGCTGATCACCCTCGACGCGTCCGTGGTGAACGTGGCCCTCCCCTCGATCGGCTCGGCGCTCGGTGGCGGCCTGTCCGGTTTGCAGTGGGTGGTGGACGCCTACACCCTCGCGTTCGCCGCGCTGATGCTGTCCACCGGCGCGTTCGCCGACCGGGCCGGGGCCAGCCGGGCGTACGGCATCGGCATCACCGTCTTCACCCTCGCCTCGGCGGCCTGCGGTCTCGCCCCCACCCTCCCCGCGCTGATCGGCGCGCGTGTGGTCCAGGGGGTGGCCGCGGCCGTCGTCCTGCCCGCGTCACTGGCTCTCGTGCGGCAGGCGTACGACGATCCCGCCCGGCGTGCCCGTGCGGTGGCCGTCTGGGCCGCGGGCGGGTCCGTCGCGGTGGCCCTGGGCCCGGTCGCGGGCGGCGCGTTGACGGCCGCCTGGGACTGGCGAGGCATCTTCTTCGTCAACCTGCCTCTGGGGGCGGTGGCGTTGGCGCTGCTGTTGCGCGCCCCGCGCTCACCGCGTCGTCCCGCGCCGCTGGATCTGCCGGGCCAGGTGGCGGCGGTGGTGACGCTGACCTCGCTGACGTTCGCCGTGATCGAGGGCGGGTCAACGGGGCTGGTGGCCTGGGGAGTCGCGCTCACGGCCGCTGTGGCCTTCGCCCGGATCGAGCGGCGGCATCCCCATCCCGTCGTCCCGTTCGGCCTGTTCCGCGATCTCACCGTCTGCGTGGCGGTCGCGGTGGGGGCCGCGTGCAGCGTGGCGTTCTACGGGGCCGTCTTCGTCTTCTCGCTCTTCTTCCAGCAGGTCCAGGGGCGTTCCGCGCTCTACGCCGGGCTGATGTTCCTGCCGATGTCTGCGCTGATCGGCGCGACGAACCTGCTGTCGGGCAAGCTGGCCGGCCGGTACGGGGCACGGCTGCCCATGCTGGTCGGCCAGGGCCTCGCGCTCGCGGGGCTGCTGCTGCTCCTGTACGTCGACGAGACCACGCCCCCGGCCCTGGTGGCGGCGCTGCTCGTGCCGCTCGCCCTCGGCTGCGCACTGACGGTCCCGCCGCTCACCACCGTGATGATGGAAGCGGTGCCGGCCGAGCGGGCCGGTCTCGCGGCGGGCGTCCTCAACGCGGCCCGGCAGGTCGCCGGAGGGCTGGGCATCGCGGTGTTCGGGGCGCTGGTGGCCGGCGGCTTCGTGGCCGGGATGCGGCTGAGCCTGGCCATCAGCGCGGCCCTGTTCGCGGTGACCTGGCTGTTCAGCTTCCGTCTCGCAGGTCCTGCATCCAGTTAG
- a CDS encoding GlxA family transcriptional regulator, whose protein sequence is MHPEVLAMPQQRGPHRIAVIAPSPVSMFNLAIPELLFAKVEVDGAPGYEVTVCTPDPGPVATTGGLELHVSRGLDAVRAADTVLLAGTGERYAPDPRTVAAVREAAGAGRRVTSICSGAFVLAEAGLLDGRSATTYWQLADELRDRYPALDLKGDVLYVEDGQILTSSGYAAGIDMCLHMIRTDYGAATANEVARLALVAPVRPGGQTQFTHTPLPPERGTACADTRGWAMRNLDKPLTLTDLARHAGVSVRTLTRRFHAESGVSPLQWLLHQRVERAKELLETTALPMDQVARSSGLGTADSLRTHLVRRTGLTPTAYRTQFSRVGTRTAA, encoded by the coding sequence ATGCACCCGGAGGTTCTGGCCATGCCGCAGCAGCGGGGACCGCACCGCATCGCCGTCATCGCGCCGTCGCCGGTCTCGATGTTCAACCTTGCCATTCCGGAGCTGCTGTTCGCGAAGGTGGAGGTCGACGGGGCACCCGGCTACGAGGTGACCGTCTGCACCCCGGACCCCGGCCCGGTGGCCACCACGGGCGGACTGGAGCTGCATGTGAGCCGGGGCCTCGATGCCGTCCGCGCCGCCGACACGGTGCTGCTCGCCGGAACGGGGGAGCGCTACGCGCCGGACCCCCGCACCGTCGCCGCCGTCCGTGAGGCGGCCGGTGCCGGCCGGCGGGTCACCTCCATCTGTAGCGGCGCCTTCGTGCTGGCCGAGGCGGGGCTGCTGGACGGCCGCAGCGCGACGACGTACTGGCAGCTGGCGGACGAGCTGCGGGACCGCTATCCGGCGCTCGACCTCAAGGGCGACGTCCTGTACGTCGAGGACGGCCAGATCCTCACCTCCTCCGGCTACGCGGCCGGTATCGACATGTGCCTGCACATGATCCGCACGGACTACGGGGCGGCCACCGCCAACGAGGTCGCCCGCCTGGCCCTGGTGGCCCCGGTCAGGCCGGGCGGCCAGACCCAGTTCACCCACACGCCCCTGCCGCCCGAACGGGGCACGGCCTGCGCCGACACCCGGGGCTGGGCCATGCGCAACCTCGACAAGCCCCTCACCCTCACCGACCTCGCCCGCCACGCCGGCGTCAGCGTCCGTACCCTCACCCGCCGCTTCCACGCGGAGAGCGGCGTCAGCCCGCTCCAGTGGCTGCTCCACCAGCGCGTGGAACGGGCCAAGGAACTCCTGGAGACCACCGCCCTCCCCATGGACCAGGTGGCCAGATCCTCCGGCCTGGGCACGGCGGACTCCCTCCGCACCCACCTGGTCCGCCGCACAGGCCTGACCCCGACGGCGTACCGGACACAGTTCAGCCGCGTCGGGACGAGGACCGCCGCCTGA
- a CDS encoding DsbA family oxidoreductase: MRVEIWSDIACPWCYVGKARFEKALEAFPHRDGVEVVHRSFELDPGRAKGDVQPVIKMLTKKYGMSEAQAQAGEENLGAQAAAEGLAYRTRDRDHGNTFDMHRLLHLAKEQGRQNELIQAFYQANFAEERSVFSEGDERLVELAVAAGLDADDVRKVLADPTAYADDVRADEREAAELGANGVPFFVLDRKYGVSGAQPAEVFAQALTQAWGERSPLQLIDQSGQGDAEACGPDGCAVPQR; the protein is encoded by the coding sequence ATGCGCGTCGAGATCTGGAGCGACATCGCCTGCCCGTGGTGCTACGTGGGCAAGGCCCGCTTCGAGAAGGCGCTGGAGGCCTTCCCGCACCGCGACGGCGTCGAGGTGGTGCACCGCTCCTTCGAGCTGGACCCCGGCCGCGCCAAGGGCGACGTCCAGCCCGTGATCAAGATGCTCACCAAGAAGTACGGCATGAGCGAGGCCCAGGCCCAGGCCGGCGAGGAGAACCTCGGCGCCCAGGCCGCCGCCGAAGGCCTCGCGTACCGCACCCGTGACCGCGACCACGGCAACACCTTCGACATGCACCGCCTGCTCCACCTCGCCAAGGAACAGGGCAGGCAGAACGAGCTGATCCAGGCCTTCTACCAGGCGAACTTCGCCGAGGAGCGCTCCGTCTTCAGCGAGGGCGACGAGCGCCTCGTGGAACTGGCCGTCGCCGCCGGCCTCGACGCCGACGACGTCCGCAAGGTCCTCGCCGACCCCACCGCCTACGCCGACGACGTCCGCGCCGACGAGCGCGAGGCCGCCGAGCTCGGCGCGAACGGCGTGCCCTTCTTCGTCCTGGACCGCAAGTACGGCGTCTCCGGCGCCCAGCCCGCCGAGGTCTTCGCACAGGCCCTGACCCAGGCCTGGGGCGAGCGCTCCCCGCTCCAGCTGATCGACCAGAGCGGTCAGGGCGACGCGGAGGCCTGCGGCCCCGACGGCTGCGCGGTGCCGCAGCGGTAA
- a CDS encoding aminotransferase class V-fold PLP-dependent enzyme has protein sequence MDGEFSEAHSGSMDTFESLVRAEFAAKNTYLNTASTGLLPVRAVTAMRTAVESAAAGDPTDMFGDVEASRAAFARLVGVPAGRVAAGASVAVYSGLIAASLPAGAEVLTAEGDFSSLVNPFHVRADLKVRSVPLERIAESVHPGTALVAVSAAQSADGRIADLPAIREAARMHGARTYVDASQAAGWLALDADAYDYTACVGFKWLVCPRGVAFLVVPEDLGGLPALFAGWVAGERPWDACYGPIDELAHSARRFDESPALFSYAAARHSLELLAELGVDAIRAHDLALADRFRAGLAALGHTPVPSPGAPIVSVPGLGHRQGELSAAGIEVSDRAGNLRAAFHLYNTADDVDRLLAALSS, from the coding sequence ATGGACGGGGAGTTCTCCGAAGCCCACAGTGGATCCATGGACACCTTCGAGAGCCTCGTCCGTGCCGAGTTCGCCGCGAAGAACACCTACCTCAACACCGCGAGCACCGGCCTGCTCCCGGTGCGCGCCGTGACCGCGATGCGCACCGCCGTGGAGTCGGCCGCCGCCGGCGACCCGACCGACATGTTCGGGGACGTCGAGGCGAGCCGCGCCGCCTTCGCCCGCCTCGTCGGCGTGCCCGCCGGCCGGGTCGCGGCCGGCGCCTCGGTCGCCGTCTACAGCGGCCTGATCGCCGCGTCCCTCCCCGCGGGCGCCGAAGTCCTCACCGCCGAGGGCGACTTCAGCTCGCTGGTGAACCCCTTCCACGTCCGCGCCGACCTCAAGGTCCGCAGCGTCCCGCTGGAGCGGATCGCCGAGTCCGTCCACCCCGGCACCGCCCTGGTCGCGGTGAGCGCCGCCCAGTCCGCCGACGGAAGGATCGCGGACCTCCCGGCGATCCGTGAGGCCGCGCGGATGCACGGCGCGCGCACCTACGTCGACGCCTCCCAGGCCGCCGGTTGGCTGGCCCTGGACGCGGACGCCTACGACTACACCGCCTGCGTCGGTTTCAAGTGGCTCGTCTGCCCGCGGGGCGTGGCGTTCCTCGTCGTCCCGGAGGACCTCGGGGGGCTGCCCGCGCTGTTCGCCGGCTGGGTGGCGGGGGAGCGCCCCTGGGACGCGTGTTACGGCCCCATCGACGAACTTGCCCACTCCGCACGGCGGTTCGACGAGAGCCCGGCCCTCTTCTCCTACGCGGCGGCCCGCCACTCCCTCGAACTCCTTGCGGAACTCGGCGTGGACGCCATCAGGGCCCATGACCTCGCCCTCGCCGACCGCTTCCGCGCCGGCCTGGCCGCGCTCGGCCACACCCCCGTCCCGTCCCCGGGCGCGCCGATCGTCTCGGTGCCCGGACTCGGCCACCGACAGGGCGAGTTGAGCGCGGCGGGGATCGAGGTCTCCGACCGCGCGGGAAACCTGCGGGCCGCCTTCCACCTCTACAACACGGCCGACGACGTCGATCGCCTGCTGGCCGCGCTGTCCTCCTGA
- a CDS encoding MarR family winged helix-turn-helix transcriptional regulator, translating into MEATKEAETRPACTGLPSAARGGPVSHAISRAARLHRKAAGRLLRGLGLHAGQELVMMHLWERGPARQSELIRLLGLDPSTVTKMLQRLEQAGHIRRLPDPADRRAVLVEATDAGAHLLTEVEKAWGALEENTLTGLTPAERDQLLDLLVKVENNLCTKDTEDIEGTEG; encoded by the coding sequence ATGGAGGCCACCAAGGAGGCGGAGACCCGCCCCGCCTGTACCGGGCTGCCCTCGGCGGCCCGCGGCGGGCCGGTCAGCCACGCGATCTCCCGCGCCGCCCGGCTGCACCGCAAGGCCGCGGGGAGACTACTGCGCGGGCTGGGGCTGCACGCCGGTCAGGAGCTGGTGATGATGCACCTGTGGGAGCGCGGCCCGGCCCGCCAGTCGGAGCTGATCAGACTCCTCGGCCTCGACCCGTCCACGGTCACGAAGATGCTCCAGCGCCTGGAGCAGGCGGGCCACATCCGTCGCCTGCCCGACCCGGCGGACCGCCGCGCGGTCCTCGTCGAGGCCACCGACGCCGGCGCCCATCTGCTCACCGAGGTCGAGAAGGCCTGGGGCGCCCTGGAGGAGAACACCCTCACCGGCCTCACACCGGCCGAGCGCGATCAGCTCCTCGACCTGCTGGTGAAGGTCGAGAACAACCTCTGCACGAAGGACACCGAGGACATCGAGGGCACCGAGGGATGA